A single region of the Pontibacter kalidii genome encodes:
- a CDS encoding PLP-dependent transferase: MEDNKVLSYIEAVLENMPADWLRLTTHRLDIYNEQLAKTEFLEQFESLFEDRNAETAALSALPTAFDYIRLGHPLSSVLEWAIAGLHGLKPEHVISFSSRTMPVLAVLRKNLLVHKNTRIVYTGALPDYFDAEVLKHVYGYKFDLEHVEKAEDVAAFDGSTVFYSQDDEVGHATLTPHIDFYVSVHAHLGSVILVNGEQNKDYISEIQHVRRRESIAMTPANCFAALQQLVGKSSSEKEKRDAAANKARVQDLIQEIAGTSTKALLGSSGLSTQYAIMMGLVHEALEKHPGKDIKFVVPPNCYGGTNDQSRRVAAALDNVEIVDLLVDGEHDMVRSIDTVLEEIARQDAVPYIIAEIPTNPRVEVPDLAKLREVLSKTRKTAAGEAAVDPVFILDQTFCPNVPFVSNDGILSTIRTISYVSGSKFPSGGKATAGYCVANAKAEALLEKIEKHLMLCDNEATDLQVEKLAEQLPSMNQRIADAYRNTREFVNFIKDTLPEAKINFVSEELAQEGFTPSVFSLDLPTKGNTHEERETYKRELNSKLINMMITEIPNESKYCVSYGQLKGCYWTIPATSTQGTTKEADKDYIARVSLSPDLDLELHKKVFKDFVAQI; encoded by the coding sequence ATGGAAGACAATAAAGTGCTGAGTTATATTGAGGCTGTATTAGAAAACATGCCAGCTGACTGGTTGAGGCTGACCACCCATCGACTAGATATTTACAACGAACAACTGGCTAAAACCGAATTCCTGGAGCAGTTTGAAAGCCTGTTTGAAGACCGCAATGCGGAAACAGCGGCACTCAGTGCGTTACCCACTGCTTTCGATTATATCCGTTTAGGTCACCCCTTATCATCCGTGCTGGAGTGGGCAATTGCCGGCCTGCACGGGCTAAAACCGGAGCATGTCATCAGTTTCTCCTCCCGGACGATGCCTGTTCTGGCCGTTCTAAGGAAAAATCTACTGGTGCACAAAAACACCCGCATCGTGTATACCGGTGCCTTGCCTGACTATTTTGACGCGGAAGTGCTAAAGCATGTATATGGGTATAAGTTTGACTTAGAGCACGTTGAGAAAGCAGAAGATGTCGCTGCGTTTGACGGCAGCACTGTTTTCTATTCACAAGACGATGAAGTGGGCCATGCTACCCTCACGCCCCATATCGACTTCTATGTAAGTGTGCATGCGCACCTCGGAAGTGTAATATTGGTAAACGGCGAGCAGAACAAAGACTACATTTCAGAAATACAGCATGTGAGAAGGAGGGAGAGCATTGCCATGACGCCGGCCAATTGCTTTGCTGCCTTGCAGCAGCTGGTAGGAAAGTCTTCTTCCGAAAAGGAGAAGCGTGATGCCGCGGCTAACAAAGCGCGGGTACAGGATTTGATCCAAGAAATTGCCGGCACAAGTACAAAAGCGCTGCTGGGTTCCTCCGGGCTTTCTACGCAATATGCCATCATGATGGGTCTTGTGCACGAGGCCCTGGAAAAGCACCCGGGAAAAGACATCAAGTTTGTGGTTCCTCCAAACTGCTATGGCGGCACCAACGACCAGTCCAGGCGGGTAGCTGCTGCTCTGGATAATGTGGAAATAGTGGATTTGCTGGTAGATGGGGAGCATGATATGGTCCGTAGTATAGATACGGTGCTGGAGGAAATCGCCCGCCAGGATGCTGTGCCTTACATTATCGCTGAGATTCCGACTAACCCGAGAGTAGAAGTTCCGGATCTGGCAAAGCTGAGGGAGGTGCTAAGCAAAACGCGTAAGACGGCAGCTGGCGAAGCTGCGGTTGACCCGGTTTTCATTCTGGATCAGACCTTCTGCCCGAATGTGCCATTTGTCAGCAATGACGGGATTCTCTCCACGATCAGGACCATTTCGTATGTGAGCGGATCGAAGTTCCCGAGTGGCGGAAAAGCGACAGCCGGCTACTGTGTAGCCAATGCTAAAGCGGAAGCCTTGCTGGAAAAGATAGAAAAGCACCTGATGCTTTGCGACAACGAGGCAACAGACCTTCAGGTGGAGAAACTGGCAGAACAACTGCCCTCCATGAACCAGAGGATTGCTGATGCCTACAGGAATACGCGGGAGTTTGTAAACTTTATAAAGGATACGTTGCCGGAGGCGAAGATCAACTTTGTTTCAGAGGAACTGGCACAGGAAGGGTTTACGCCGTCCGTGTTTTCACTGGATCTTCCTACGAAAGGGAATACCCATGAAGAAAGGGAAACCTATAAGCGGGAATTGAATAGTAAGTTGATCAACATGATGATCACAGAAATCCCGAATGAAAGTAAATACTGCGTGAGCTATGGCCAGCTAAAGGGATGTTACTGGACCATACCTGCCACCTCCACGCAAGGCACGACCAAGGAAGCCGACAAAGATTACATTGCCCGAGTGTCCCTGTCTCCTGATCTGGACCTGGAGCTACATAAAAAAGTGTTCAAGGACTTTGTAGCGCAAATCTAA
- a CDS encoding FAD-binding oxidoreductase, giving the protein MMDNKRIQELRENLRGRLFLPEDAGYDDARKVFNGLIDKRPALIVRCAGVADVITAVDFARETDLQVAIRGGGHSVAGNAVNNDGLVIDLSEMKSVYVDPAKQTARAEGGATWGDFDHETQAFGLATTGGIVPSTGIAGLTLGGGIGYLNRKFGLACDNLLSADVVTADGRLLKASADEHEDLFWGIRGGGGNFGVVTSLEYRVHPVGLVLGGELVYPLDQAKEVLRFYRDWSTTAPDEARADATLISGPNGPALAIMICYCGAIEEGEKVLQPLRSFGTPMADTVAPVPYATVQNLLTEVFRPGLLHYWKAGLFRSFSDEAIDALVDFFAGAVPAPFAAVAIEQLGGAISRVGVQDTAFSHRHAQHSFLVLRMWQDPAETEANIDWGRRCYRAAAPFLEEGVYVNYVGEEGEARARAAYGVNYERLVQLKNKYDPNNFFRLNQNIKPVPESPTSVDQN; this is encoded by the coding sequence ATGATGGACAACAAGAGAATTCAGGAATTGCGGGAGAACCTGCGTGGGCGGCTCTTCCTGCCCGAGGACGCAGGGTACGATGACGCACGCAAAGTCTTTAACGGATTGATCGATAAAAGGCCTGCCCTTATCGTTCGGTGCGCGGGCGTAGCAGACGTCATCACGGCTGTTGATTTCGCCCGTGAAACGGACTTGCAGGTCGCCATCCGCGGTGGGGGGCACAGTGTGGCGGGCAACGCCGTCAACAACGACGGCCTGGTGATTGATTTGTCGGAGATGAAGAGCGTGTACGTAGATCCGGCAAAGCAGACGGCCCGCGCCGAGGGCGGCGCCACATGGGGGGACTTCGATCATGAAACCCAGGCGTTTGGGCTGGCCACGACCGGAGGCATCGTGCCCTCTACTGGCATCGCAGGCCTGACGCTTGGCGGGGGCATCGGCTACCTCAACCGCAAGTTCGGACTGGCCTGCGACAACCTGCTATCTGCCGATGTGGTGACGGCGGACGGGCGGCTGCTGAAGGCCAGTGCCGACGAGCACGAAGACCTCTTCTGGGGCATCCGTGGCGGTGGTGGAAACTTCGGGGTGGTCACTTCTTTGGAATACCGGGTTCACCCGGTAGGGCTCGTTCTGGGCGGCGAACTTGTTTATCCCCTAGACCAGGCGAAAGAGGTACTGCGCTTTTACCGGGACTGGTCAACCACCGCGCCCGATGAGGCCAGGGCGGACGCAACGTTGATTTCTGGACCTAACGGACCTGCGCTGGCGATCATGATTTGCTATTGCGGTGCCATCGAAGAGGGGGAGAAGGTGTTGCAGCCCCTGCGGTCGTTCGGAACGCCTATGGCCGACACCGTCGCGCCGGTACCGTACGCAACGGTCCAGAACCTGCTCACGGAAGTCTTCCGGCCCGGCTTGCTGCATTACTGGAAGGCTGGTTTGTTCCGCTCGTTCAGTGATGAAGCCATCGATGCCCTTGTGGACTTTTTTGCAGGCGCTGTGCCCGCACCGTTTGCCGCCGTCGCGATAGAGCAGTTGGGCGGGGCAATCAGTCGTGTGGGGGTGCAGGATACAGCCTTCAGCCACCGGCACGCCCAGCACAGCTTTCTGGTGCTACGGATGTGGCAGGACCCGGCGGAAACCGAGGCGAACATTGATTGGGGACGTAGGTGTTACCGCGCCGCAGCGCCCTTCCTGGAAGAGGGGGTGTACGTAAACTATGTCGGTGAGGAGGGCGAGGCGAGAGCCAGGGCCGCCTACGGTGTCAACTACGAGCGGCTCGTACAGCTGAAGAACAAGTATGACCCCAACAACTTCTTCCGCCTCAACCAGAACATCAAGCCAGTACCAGAATCCCCTACATCTGTTGATCAAAATTAA
- a CDS encoding KAP family P-loop NTPase fold protein: MSIKHKELEIYLEDPFSNCKLNRSKYADILTSIIESYPTGFVLAINNKWGSGKTTFIRMWERELMNNSYRTLYFNAWENDFEDNPLTALMGELKSLVGNGKAKPKFKKALKSAAALSKHITPILLQAVADKYISTGILKEAIVNVSKGVSDIFESEVNDYVGKKKSIKEFKQNLSEFIAETNDDKPLIFFIDELDRCRPNYAVSILEQIKHFFSVSNIVFVLSIDKTQLGNAIRGVYGSEYIDTEEYLRRFIDIEYSIPEPEKGIYCNYLFEYFEFNKFFLQEKRKDHRELSSDKNEFLQVSEILFDGTTIPLRQQEKIFAHARLALRSFKALEYVIPIVFLLLTYIKLTNEKLYNQIKDKSLSLSELQEQFKGIVRKNVTGEGERSLMWIEAQLVLYYNNYLYGSYDRSRIYKNDDIEKKLLLKSAINPEKDNDFLEAFGRFDRIRDVGHLDMGHFMKKIDLTTNIQL; this comes from the coding sequence ATGAGTATAAAACATAAAGAGTTAGAAATCTATTTAGAAGATCCTTTTTCAAATTGTAAACTTAACCGTTCTAAATATGCAGATATTCTAACCAGTATAATCGAAAGTTATCCTACAGGGTTTGTTTTAGCTATAAATAATAAATGGGGATCGGGAAAAACTACATTTATAAGAATGTGGGAAAGAGAATTAATGAACAACTCCTATCGAACCTTATATTTTAACGCGTGGGAGAATGACTTTGAAGATAATCCTTTAACAGCTCTAATGGGGGAGCTAAAATCTTTGGTAGGCAATGGTAAGGCTAAACCTAAATTTAAGAAAGCTTTAAAAAGTGCAGCAGCCTTATCAAAACACATTACCCCAATTTTATTACAGGCAGTTGCTGATAAATATATTAGTACTGGGATTTTAAAGGAAGCAATAGTAAATGTTTCCAAAGGAGTGTCTGATATATTTGAAAGTGAAGTAAATGATTATGTAGGCAAAAAGAAGAGTATCAAGGAATTTAAGCAGAATCTATCAGAGTTTATTGCCGAAACAAATGATGATAAGCCTCTGATTTTTTTCATTGACGAATTAGATCGCTGTCGCCCAAACTATGCTGTATCTATTCTTGAACAAATCAAGCATTTCTTTTCCGTATCTAATATTGTTTTTGTCTTGTCAATCGATAAGACACAATTAGGAAATGCCATTAGAGGAGTTTACGGAAGTGAATATATAGATACTGAAGAATATTTAAGGAGGTTTATTGATATTGAGTACTCGATACCTGAACCAGAGAAGGGTATTTATTGTAATTATCTGTTCGAATACTTTGAGTTCAATAAATTCTTTTTACAGGAAAAGAGAAAAGACCACAGAGAATTGAGTTCTGATAAGAATGAATTTCTGCAAGTATCAGAAATATTGTTTGATGGCACAACAATACCCTTAAGGCAACAAGAAAAAATATTTGCACATGCACGTCTTGCTTTAAGAAGTTTTAAAGCGCTTGAATATGTTATACCAATTGTGTTTTTACTTCTGACCTATATAAAATTGACAAATGAAAAACTGTACAATCAAATAAAAGATAAATCATTAAGCCTAAGTGAGCTACAAGAGCAGTTTAAAGGAATTGTAAGGAAGAATGTAACAGGAGAGGGAGAAAGGTCTTTAATGTGGATTGAAGCCCAATTAGTGCTTTATTACAATAATTATCTTTATGGTTCGTATGACAGAAGCCGCATTTACAAGAATGATGACATAGAAAAGAAGCTACTTTTAAAGTCAGCTATAAATCCTGAAAAAGACAATGATTTCTTAGAAGCTTTTGGAAGATTTGATAGAATAAGAGATGTTGGTCATCTAGATATGGGGCATTTTATGAAAAAAATAGACTTGACTACTAATATTCAGCTATAA
- the hscB gene encoding Fe-S protein assembly co-chaperone HscB codes for MKNYFEFYNIPESFILDEKALKNTYYKLSREYHPDFFANEPQEKQEEILQLSTQNTNAYRTLSDPDLRMQYILKEHGILEEGGKNELPGDFLMEMMDINEELMELEFDFDADKLHEIGEKTSGLVAQLDNDILPVLQRYPELHGITKDEALQEVKTYYLKKKYLLRIQETLSKFASRS; via the coding sequence ATGAAAAACTACTTCGAATTTTATAACATACCCGAGAGCTTTATACTGGACGAGAAGGCGCTGAAGAACACCTACTACAAACTGAGCCGCGAATACCACCCGGACTTCTTTGCCAACGAGCCGCAGGAGAAGCAGGAAGAGATCCTGCAGCTGAGCACGCAGAACACCAATGCCTACCGCACCCTCTCTGACCCGGACCTGCGCATGCAGTATATTCTAAAAGAGCACGGCATACTGGAGGAAGGTGGCAAAAATGAGCTGCCCGGCGATTTCCTGATGGAGATGATGGACATTAACGAGGAGCTGATGGAACTGGAGTTCGACTTCGATGCCGATAAGCTGCACGAGATTGGCGAGAAAACCTCCGGCCTGGTGGCCCAGCTCGACAACGACATTCTGCCGGTGCTGCAGCGCTACCCCGAGCTGCACGGCATCACCAAAGATGAGGCACTGCAGGAGGTGAAAACTTACTACCTGAAGAAAAAATATTTATTGCGTATTCAGGAAACATTATCTAAGTTTGCATCCCGTTCCTGA
- a CDS encoding putative quinol monooxygenase: MLIRIVRMTFRPEKTEEFLEIFRNSKEKIRAYEGCQHVELLQDLHQPNIYSTYSLWDSEEHLNNYRGSELFGQVWPATKTLFAAKPEAWSYRSVNN; the protein is encoded by the coding sequence ATGTTGATTCGCATTGTCCGGATGACGTTTAGGCCGGAGAAAACGGAGGAGTTTCTGGAGATCTTCCGCAACTCGAAAGAGAAGATACGCGCTTACGAAGGTTGCCAGCACGTGGAGCTGCTGCAGGACCTGCACCAACCTAACATTTACAGCACCTACAGCCTCTGGGACTCCGAAGAGCACCTGAACAACTACCGCGGCTCTGAGCTGTTCGGGCAAGTATGGCCCGCCACCAAAACGCTTTTTGCCGCTAAGCCCGAGGCCTGGTCGTATAGATCAGTTAACAATTAG
- a CDS encoding four helix bundle protein, translating to MEESRTGDKQQFVERFRQRTKQLALDEILFSKDLPKTEEATIMKRQLLRSATSVAANYRAACRARSSAEFYSKLSIVIEEADETLFWLELLSESGTTTEAKVAELKRETTEILSVMAKARKSASKN from the coding sequence ATGGAGGAATCTAGAACAGGAGATAAGCAACAATTTGTAGAGCGGTTTAGGCAGCGTACAAAGCAGTTGGCGCTGGATGAAATCCTGTTCTCAAAGGACTTGCCTAAAACGGAAGAGGCAACTATCATGAAGCGACAACTGCTTCGCTCAGCTACATCCGTGGCAGCTAATTACAGGGCGGCCTGCAGGGCAAGATCATCAGCAGAGTTTTACTCCAAATTAAGTATTGTGATAGAAGAAGCAGATGAGACCTTGTTCTGGTTAGAGTTACTTTCTGAATCCGGTACTACCACAGAGGCAAAGGTAGCTGAGCTTAAAAGGGAAACAACAGAAATCCTGTCAGTGATGGCAAAAGCTAGGAAAAGCGCGTCAAAAAACTGA
- a CDS encoding SAM hydrolase/SAM-dependent halogenase family protein — translation MAVITFISDFGYRDHYVAAVKAKILSLDPQVSVVDITHAIEPYNIAHAEYVFGSVFQDFPEGTVHIIAVDTHGCKMGKYHATKYKGHYFLLANNGLLSLLTDGQPEVVVELKTDTPYMPSPARDLLAPAAVFLAKGGDMDVLGDRTTHIKQLFNRQLRLGDHAITGHVIHVDRFGNLITDITRDSIETIAHGRTFTIHFGRETIGRIYPNYNQVDDGDCCCTYNSQGQLCIGINKGHAAELLGLGFDSQVDVRFYPGS, via the coding sequence ATGGCTGTAATTACGTTTATCTCGGACTTTGGATATAGGGACCACTATGTGGCCGCCGTGAAAGCCAAAATCCTCTCTCTGGACCCGCAGGTGTCTGTCGTGGACATTACGCACGCCATTGAGCCTTACAACATCGCGCACGCAGAGTATGTTTTCGGATCCGTTTTCCAGGATTTTCCGGAGGGCACCGTGCACATCATCGCCGTAGACACCCACGGTTGTAAGATGGGCAAATATCATGCTACAAAGTATAAAGGGCATTACTTTTTGTTGGCTAACAACGGGTTGCTCTCGCTCCTGACAGACGGGCAGCCGGAGGTAGTGGTGGAGTTGAAGACTGACACCCCTTATATGCCATCTCCGGCAAGGGACCTGCTGGCGCCTGCCGCTGTGTTCCTGGCAAAAGGCGGCGATATGGACGTGCTCGGCGACCGCACCACCCACATCAAACAGCTGTTTAACCGCCAGCTCCGCCTCGGCGACCACGCCATCACCGGCCACGTCATCCATGTAGACCGCTTCGGCAACCTCATCACCGACATCACGCGCGATAGCATCGAGACGATTGCGCATGGCCGCACCTTCACCATCCATTTCGGCCGCGAAACCATTGGCCGCATCTACCCCAACTATAACCAGGTAGACGACGGCGACTGCTGCTGCACCTACAACAGCCAGGGGCAGCTATGTATCGGCATCAACAAAGGCCACGCCGCCGAGCTCCTCGGCCTCGGCTTCGACTCGCAGGTAGACGTACGCTTTTATCCGGGAAGCTAG
- a CDS encoding PhoH family protein gives MVEKVITLENISLIDFLGTENQNIKQLAAAFPSSKIISRGNEIKIQGQTPEITKIHEILSSLIDHYHKFGKITHNSVNRYLGSDAITEEEVIITSSDVIVYGSKGGVIKAKTPNQQKLVDTVEKHDLVFALGPAGTGKTYISVALAVRALKNKEVKKIIISRPVVEAGESLGFLPGDMKDKVDPYLRPIYDALEDMIPVEKLKYYQENKIIEIAPLAYMRGRTLNNAFVLLDEAQNTTPAQMKMFLTRMGPNAKVMVNGDWSQIDLPRNQRSGLMEALNILRGVKGIGFVEMSAEDVVRHRLVRDIVNAYSELEEKRRAAREEAKAAEVGEPVKVNGRSRRQPAE, from the coding sequence TTGGTAGAGAAAGTAATAACCTTAGAGAATATCTCCCTCATCGATTTTTTAGGAACAGAAAATCAAAACATCAAACAGCTTGCTGCAGCTTTCCCCAGCAGCAAAATCATATCGAGAGGTAACGAGATAAAGATCCAGGGGCAGACCCCTGAGATCACTAAGATACACGAGATCCTGTCTTCACTGATAGACCATTATCATAAGTTTGGGAAGATTACGCATAACAGCGTAAATAGATACCTTGGCTCGGATGCGATAACCGAGGAGGAGGTGATCATCACTTCTTCGGACGTGATCGTGTACGGCAGCAAAGGTGGCGTGATCAAAGCAAAAACCCCTAACCAGCAAAAGCTGGTGGACACCGTGGAGAAGCACGACCTGGTGTTTGCGCTGGGGCCCGCCGGTACGGGTAAGACCTATATTTCGGTGGCCCTGGCTGTGCGGGCGCTCAAGAACAAGGAGGTGAAGAAGATCATCATCTCCAGGCCAGTGGTGGAGGCGGGCGAGAGCCTAGGCTTCCTGCCCGGCGACATGAAGGACAAGGTAGACCCTTACCTGCGCCCGATCTATGACGCCCTGGAGGATATGATACCTGTGGAGAAACTGAAGTATTACCAGGAGAACAAGATCATTGAGATAGCGCCGCTCGCCTACATGCGTGGCCGTACGCTGAACAATGCCTTCGTGCTGCTGGATGAGGCCCAGAACACCACACCCGCCCAGATGAAGATGTTCCTGACCCGTATGGGTCCGAACGCCAAAGTGATGGTGAACGGTGACTGGTCGCAGATCGATTTGCCGCGCAACCAGCGTTCCGGCCTGATGGAGGCGCTCAACATTCTGCGGGGTGTAAAGGGCATCGGTTTTGTAGAAATGAGCGCCGAGGACGTGGTACGCCACCGCCTGGTGCGTGACATTGTGAACGCCTACAGCGAGCTGGAGGAGAAGCGCCGCGCCGCCCGTGAGGAAGCGAAGGCAGCCGAGGTCGGCGAGCCCGTGAAGGTGAACGGCCGTAGCAGAAGGCAACCGGCAGAGTAG
- a CDS encoding GNAT family N-acetyltransferase produces MIEVKRAATGQDLQAAFAIREKVFVQEQQVPREAEYDAHEPTAKHYLATYKGVPCGAARWRKTDAGVKLERFAVLPEFRNKSIGAEVLQLVLQDVQAEQPGQQIYLHAQLPAVNFYKRHGFVAEGDMFTECDIQHYKMIYKG; encoded by the coding sequence ATGATCGAGGTAAAACGAGCCGCCACCGGGCAAGACCTGCAGGCGGCTTTTGCCATACGCGAGAAAGTTTTTGTGCAGGAGCAGCAGGTGCCCCGCGAGGCGGAGTACGATGCCCATGAGCCCACGGCCAAACATTACCTGGCTACCTATAAAGGCGTACCCTGCGGAGCTGCCCGCTGGCGCAAAACCGATGCCGGCGTAAAGCTGGAGCGCTTTGCCGTGCTGCCGGAGTTTCGGAATAAAAGCATAGGCGCCGAGGTGCTCCAGCTGGTGCTGCAGGACGTGCAGGCAGAGCAGCCGGGGCAGCAGATCTACCTGCATGCACAGCTGCCGGCGGTTAACTTCTACAAGCGCCACGGCTTTGTGGCGGAAGGCGATATGTTTACCGAGTGCGATATCCAGCACTATAAAATGATTTACAAAGGCTAG
- a CDS encoding ComEC/Rec2 family competence protein, producing MRITLSFIAGILLYFSLGGQLGHGLGLLAFCFASFVAAAILASKYKSAFATDVAGMLGLLTFMALGYTTVHQRTERNQSHHIAHLKTAPTHYTGVVDDYVLQKPGYQSTVLQVEQVKIDGTWQRATGKVQLSVPHDSDRAYELGYGDVLLVKGAPQEVMPPLNPNQFDYQAYLANKHIHHRHYLQPLQYQKVGSEPSNPILYYSIQLRRQLDDLLRERVGEKREYAISSALILGVKDELDNSIRQAYADTGTMHVLAVSGLHVGLIFSVLMLVLARFSATPRQRWLSAILLLLILWLYAFVTGLSPSVLRAVLMFSLVTVGMALRRLAVIYNTVAFAALVLLYFNPFNLLEVGFQLSFLAVLGIVYLQPRFYKLLEVDNWLLDKVWALFTVALAAQLATFPLGLYYFHQFPVYFWLANILVVPAATLVLWSGMAALAFSWVPGLSWLLFQVHFWLIWLMNEFNLWVQRWPQSILTGIDISVWQTWLLYLLLLAFILFVALKKLRYLGVAVGMAAILSVQEMWEEVEQRQQRQLIVYSLRGSTGIGLVQGQQAMLVADSALLQNQQNYAFNVQPHLWQLGVQQPQLTSLAGSGPAPTVLLPDSNQLLVWHGQRWLLLSHPPKLQPKAGFEVDYLLLRRNVRLKQGQLQQYTFSKLILDGSNAPWYRQRLRQQLDSLGIAYYDVADSGAFVLEL from the coding sequence GTGCGCATCACGCTAAGCTTTATAGCGGGTATACTGCTATACTTTTCGCTGGGCGGGCAACTTGGGCATGGGCTCGGGTTGCTCGCCTTTTGCTTTGCCTCCTTTGTGGCTGCCGCCATACTTGCCTCCAAGTATAAAAGCGCTTTTGCCACCGACGTGGCGGGTATGCTTGGCCTGCTCACGTTTATGGCGCTTGGCTATACTACGGTGCACCAGCGCACGGAGCGGAATCAGTCGCACCACATCGCGCATCTAAAAACAGCTCCAACGCATTACACTGGTGTGGTAGATGATTATGTGCTGCAGAAGCCCGGCTACCAAAGCACGGTGCTGCAGGTGGAACAGGTGAAAATAGACGGCACCTGGCAACGAGCCACCGGCAAGGTGCAGCTCTCCGTACCCCATGATTCGGACAGGGCATATGAATTGGGCTACGGGGATGTGCTGCTGGTAAAAGGCGCACCGCAGGAGGTGATGCCACCGCTCAACCCCAACCAATTCGACTACCAAGCTTACCTGGCTAACAAGCACATCCACCACCGCCATTACCTGCAGCCGCTGCAGTACCAGAAAGTCGGCTCCGAGCCTTCTAACCCTATTTTATACTATAGCATACAGCTGCGGCGCCAGCTCGATGATTTGCTGCGCGAGCGGGTGGGGGAGAAGCGGGAGTACGCCATTTCCTCGGCGCTTATATTAGGCGTAAAGGACGAGCTGGATAATAGCATCCGGCAGGCCTATGCCGACACAGGTACGATGCACGTGCTGGCGGTGTCGGGGCTGCATGTGGGCCTAATCTTCTCGGTGCTGATGCTGGTGCTGGCCCGGTTTTCGGCCACGCCAAGGCAACGCTGGCTGAGCGCCATACTTTTACTCTTGATACTTTGGCTGTATGCCTTTGTCACGGGGCTGTCGCCGTCGGTGCTGCGGGCGGTGCTTATGTTTAGCCTCGTGACGGTGGGGATGGCACTTCGGCGGCTGGCGGTTATCTACAACACCGTTGCCTTTGCCGCGCTGGTGCTGCTATACTTCAACCCCTTCAACTTGCTGGAGGTGGGCTTTCAGTTGTCGTTCCTGGCGGTGCTGGGGATCGTGTACCTGCAGCCAAGGTTTTACAAGCTCCTGGAAGTGGATAACTGGCTGCTGGATAAAGTATGGGCGCTCTTCACGGTGGCATTGGCAGCGCAACTGGCTACCTTTCCGCTGGGGCTGTACTACTTTCATCAGTTCCCGGTATACTTCTGGCTGGCTAACATCCTGGTGGTGCCGGCGGCAACGCTGGTGCTGTGGTCCGGTATGGCGGCGCTGGCTTTTAGCTGGGTGCCGGGGCTCAGCTGGCTGCTGTTCCAGGTGCACTTCTGGCTGATCTGGTTGATGAACGAGTTTAACCTGTGGGTGCAGCGCTGGCCGCAGTCTATTCTCACCGGCATCGACATCAGTGTGTGGCAAACCTGGCTTTTATACTTGCTGCTGCTGGCTTTCATACTTTTCGTGGCCCTTAAGAAGCTACGCTACTTAGGTGTAGCGGTGGGCATGGCGGCTATACTTTCGGTGCAGGAGATGTGGGAGGAGGTAGAGCAAAGGCAGCAGCGGCAACTCATCGTGTACAGCCTGCGCGGCAGCACGGGTATCGGACTGGTGCAGGGGCAGCAGGCGATGCTGGTAGCCGACTCGGCGCTGCTGCAAAACCAGCAGAACTATGCCTTTAACGTGCAGCCGCACCTGTGGCAATTGGGCGTGCAGCAGCCCCAGCTAACTTCGCTCGCCGGCTCCGGCCCGGCCCCCACCGTATTGCTCCCCGACAGTAACCAGCTGCTGGTGTGGCATGGGCAGCGCTGGCTTCTACTTTCCCACCCGCCTAAATTGCAGCCAAAGGCCGGCTTCGAGGTGGATTACCTCCTGCTGCGCCGGAACGTTCGCCTGAAGCAGGGGCAGTTGCAGCAGTATACTTTCAGTAAGCTCATACTGGATGGCTCCAACGCACCATGGTATCGCCAGCGCCTGCGCCAGCAGTTAGACTCGCTGGGAATCGCATATTATGATGTAGCCGATTCCGGGGCTTTTGTGCTGGAGTTGTAA